In the Flavobacterium sp. J372 genome, one interval contains:
- the mazG gene encoding nucleoside triphosphate pyrophosphohydrolase — MNTRQQQLDAFNRLLDIMDDLREKCPWDRKQTLESLRHLTIEETYELGDAILDNNLNEVKKELGDLLLHIVFYAKIGSETGDFDMADVANEICDKLIHRHPHIYGDVQVENEEQVKQNWEKLKLKEGKKSVLEGVPKSLPALVKASRIQDKAKGVGFDWEEPHQVWDKVQEELAEFQEEVKAGDKEKIESEFGDVLFSMINYARFLDINPEDALERTNKKFIKRFQYLESKATELGKPLADMTLAEMDVFWNEAKKL; from the coding sequence ATGAACACCCGCCAGCAACAGCTTGATGCTTTTAACCGCCTGCTCGATATCATGGATGACCTGCGGGAAAAATGCCCTTGGGACAGGAAGCAGACCCTCGAAAGCCTGCGCCACCTTACCATTGAGGAGACGTATGAACTAGGCGATGCTATCCTCGACAATAACCTTAATGAGGTGAAGAAAGAGCTGGGCGACCTGCTCCTTCACATCGTTTTTTACGCGAAGATTGGCAGTGAGACGGGCGACTTCGATATGGCGGATGTGGCTAATGAAATCTGCGATAAACTCATACACCGCCACCCTCATATATATGGCGATGTGCAGGTTGAAAACGAAGAGCAGGTAAAACAAAACTGGGAAAAGCTCAAGCTCAAAGAAGGCAAAAAATCGGTGTTGGAGGGTGTGCCCAAAAGTCTGCCTGCATTGGTAAAAGCCAGCCGCATTCAGGATAAGGCAAAAGGAGTGGGCTTCGACTGGGAAGAGCCGCACCAAGTATGGGATAAGGTTCAGGAAGAGCTGGCCGAGTTTCAGGAGGAGGTTAAGGCCGGTGATAAAGAAAAAATTGAGTCGGAATTTGGCGATGTGCTTTTCTCGATGATAAATTATGCACGGTTTTTGGATATCAACCCCGAAGATGCGCTTGAGCGTACCAACAAAAAGTTTATAAAACGTTTTCAATACCTTGAATCAAAAGCAACTGAGCTTGGCAAGCCGTTGGCGGATATGACCCTGGCCGAGATGGATGTTTTCTGGAACGAGGCTAAAAAGTTATGA
- a CDS encoding TaqI-like C-terminal specificity domain-containing protein, which yields MILQIEETYTSAYKKVIKLPDNIFQDAKVETIIFELQKDSQNQFVEVINYQKSEIISFIDNNKIFLLNKKDWISSETFSLYNTSSINTVVSKIEKRNIVKLKDIADFTLGITPYDKYKGHDEETIKNRTFHSKVKINENYKPLITGENIHRYIIDPSCNEFINYGEWLGAKREERFFTEPRILIRQIVSGNPLRLYCAYTEESLYYTQIGFGVISKSTKKFENKYLLAILNSSLINFYHKYKFLDIEKQLFQKVLIANAKSFPIKNIPIRNQTKFSEKVDSIITLTKGLFDHSQKFQRTIQRKFNLDDLPKKLQDWYKLPYGEVIKELAKKKVKLSLAEEAEWEEYFLTEQKRRWS from the coding sequence ATCATACTCCAAATTGAGGAAACTTATACTTCCGCATACAAAAAAGTAATTAAACTTCCTGATAACATTTTCCAAGATGCAAAGGTTGAAACAATAATATTTGAACTTCAAAAAGATTCTCAAAACCAGTTTGTAGAGGTTATTAATTATCAAAAGTCTGAAATTATTTCATTTATAGACAATAATAAAATATTTCTATTAAATAAAAAAGACTGGATCAGTTCTGAAACATTTTCTCTCTACAACACATCATCTATAAATACTGTTGTAAGTAAAATTGAGAAAAGAAATATTGTCAAGCTGAAAGATATTGCTGACTTTACTTTAGGTATAACCCCATACGATAAATATAAAGGTCACGATGAAGAGACTATTAAAAACCGGACCTTTCATTCGAAAGTAAAAATTAATGAAAATTACAAGCCATTAATTACAGGTGAAAACATACACAGATATATAATTGATCCGAGTTGTAATGAATTTATTAATTACGGTGAATGGTTAGGTGCTAAAAGAGAAGAGAGATTTTTTACTGAACCCCGGATTTTAATTAGGCAAATAGTTTCAGGTAATCCTCTGAGACTTTATTGTGCCTATACTGAAGAGTCCTTATACTATACTCAAATAGGATTTGGGGTAATCTCTAAAAGTACTAAAAAGTTCGAGAATAAATATCTACTGGCAATCTTAAATTCAAGCTTGATTAATTTCTATCATAAGTATAAATTTCTTGATATTGAAAAACAATTATTTCAAAAGGTTCTAATAGCTAATGCAAAATCATTTCCTATAAAAAATATTCCGATTCGAAATCAAACTAAATTTTCTGAGAAAGTTGATAGTATTATAACTTTAACTAAAGGTTTATTTGACCACTCCCAAAAATTCCAACGCACCATTCAGCGCAAATTTAATCTTGACGATTTGCCGAAGAAATTGCAGGACTGGTACAAATTACCATACGGTGAGGTTATAAAAGAGCTGGCGAAGAAAAAGGTGAAACTATCTTTGGCAGAAGAAGCCGAGTGGGAAGAATATTTTTTGACTGAGCAAAAAAGGCGCTGGAGCTAA
- a CDS encoding Eco57I restriction-modification methylase domain-containing protein, producing the protein MTLDTFFEKYKTTENRINLYSIFIEAGLGIIREKGILSYINPNSMLVNSSYSKLRKLILPHTKK; encoded by the coding sequence TTGACATTAGATACTTTTTTTGAAAAATACAAAACAACAGAAAATAGAATTAACCTATATTCAATTTTTATTGAGGCGGGCTTAGGTATCATTAGAGAAAAAGGAATACTATCTTATATCAATCCTAACTCAATGCTCGTTAACTCATCATACTCCAAATTGAGGAAACTTATACTTCCGCATACAAAAAAGTAA
- a CDS encoding BREX-1 system adenine-specific DNA-methyltransferase PglX encodes MPLFQNAVLNKYLGQANKTLLKQKWETFKAHFLNPAIQQNIRNSKEEQYQGEFLIDLFVHVLGYTKNPAADFNLTTEYKNVKDSKKADGAILFDGKVRAVIELKGTNTVDLGKIEVQAFGYKNNQPDCIYVITSNFEKLRLYIDNAVEHVEFNLFSLSEKDFALLYLLLAKDNLANGVAKKLKDESVSQEDAITKKLYKDYSLFKRTLYQNLVELNPDYDPLELFKISQKLLDRFLFIFFAEDRNLLPTNLIFRINKEWKQLREMRIEVSLYDRYKIYFNDLNTGAKVSLPAFSETAATQKEEHQIFAYNGGLFREDVVLNAIKIDDDVLYKHTEILSHYDFASEVDVNILGHIFENSLNELDEIKAQLEGTAIDKSKTKRKKDGVFYTPKYITKYIVDNTVGKLCTDKKKELDITDDNYQPAKQRSRKRLDALQQYRKWLLELTICDPACGSGAFLNQALEFLIAEHRYIDELSATYNNDSLVLSDVEGSILENNLFGVDLNEESVEIAKLSLWLRTAQPHRKLNDLSNNIKCGNSLIDDPDVAGEKAFNWQQEFSHIFEKGGFDVVIGNPPYVDIKQLKNIDIRYFF; translated from the coding sequence ATGCCATTATTCCAAAATGCTGTCCTGAACAAATATTTGGGCCAGGCTAATAAAACACTGCTGAAACAAAAATGGGAAACCTTTAAGGCTCATTTCCTTAACCCGGCTATCCAGCAAAATATACGCAACAGTAAAGAAGAGCAATATCAGGGGGAGTTCCTCATAGACCTGTTTGTGCACGTGTTGGGCTACACCAAAAACCCGGCGGCCGACTTTAACCTGACAACAGAATACAAAAATGTAAAGGACAGTAAAAAGGCTGACGGCGCCATATTATTTGACGGTAAAGTACGCGCGGTGATTGAGCTGAAAGGAACCAATACCGTAGACCTTGGTAAAATAGAAGTACAAGCTTTCGGTTACAAGAATAATCAGCCTGACTGTATTTACGTCATTACATCAAACTTTGAGAAGCTACGGCTGTATATTGACAATGCGGTTGAGCATGTTGAGTTTAACCTCTTCAGCCTTTCCGAAAAAGATTTCGCGCTGTTGTACCTGCTCCTTGCAAAAGATAACCTGGCAAACGGCGTTGCCAAAAAACTAAAAGACGAATCGGTAAGCCAGGAAGATGCCATCACTAAAAAACTATATAAAGATTATTCGCTGTTTAAGCGCACACTATATCAAAACCTTGTAGAGCTGAATCCGGACTACGACCCGCTTGAGCTTTTCAAGATTTCGCAAAAACTGCTTGACCGTTTCCTGTTCATCTTTTTTGCCGAAGACCGCAACCTGCTGCCCACCAATCTTATTTTCAGGATAAATAAAGAGTGGAAACAACTTCGGGAAATGCGTATTGAAGTATCGCTATATGACCGTTATAAAATCTATTTCAATGACCTGAATACCGGCGCAAAAGTTTCATTGCCCGCCTTTAGTGAAACCGCTGCGACCCAAAAAGAAGAACACCAGATATTCGCCTACAACGGCGGGCTGTTCCGTGAAGATGTAGTGCTTAATGCCATTAAAATTGATGATGATGTATTATATAAGCATACGGAAATACTGAGCCATTATGATTTTGCAAGCGAGGTTGACGTGAATATCCTCGGCCATATTTTCGAAAATTCGCTTAATGAGCTTGATGAGATTAAGGCGCAGCTTGAGGGTACAGCTATCGATAAAAGCAAAACGAAGCGCAAGAAAGACGGTGTTTTTTACACGCCCAAATACATCACCAAGTATATTGTTGACAATACCGTTGGCAAGCTATGTACTGATAAAAAGAAGGAACTTGACATTACCGATGATAATTACCAGCCTGCAAAGCAGCGTAGCCGTAAGCGCCTTGATGCCCTGCAGCAGTACCGCAAGTGGCTGCTGGAGTTAACCATATGCGACCCGGCCTGTGGCAGCGGTGCGTTCCTGAACCAGGCGCTTGAGTTTTTGATTGCTGAGCACCGCTATATTGATGAGCTTTCGGCGACGTATAACAACGACTCGCTGGTGCTGAGTGATGTTGAGGGAAGCATATTGGAGAACAACCTTTTTGGCGTCGACCTTAACGAGGAAAGCGTGGAGATTGCAAAGCTCTCCCTATGGCTGCGTACCGCACAGCCCCACCGGAAGCTGAATGACCTGAGCAACAACATTAAATGCGGCAACTCATTGATAGACGACCCCGACGTGGCCGGCGAAAAAGCCTTTAACTGGCAGCAGGAATTCTCGCATATTTTTGAAAAGGGCGGCTTTGATGTGGTAATTGGGAATCCGCCTTATGTAGACATTAAACAATTGAAAAATATTGACATTAGATACTTTTTTTGA
- a CDS encoding DUF349 domain-containing protein, with translation MEAHSGWQGQINKVEALREQFFKAGKVPADVNEETWAAFKEAVRNFNSQKNSFYKDIKKDQQENLNRKLALVEKAKSLQDSDDFEATTPVMKQIQEEWKTIGHVPRKFSDSVWKDFKAACNHYFDRLHAKRNEASNEELEAFEKKKEYLESLKDFELTGEHRADLDAIKKHIENWKNFGRVPQARRHIEGKFNKVLDALFDKLSLSKKDADMAKFSNRLEQLSGGENPRGLENEQIFITRKIDELKAEIRQLENNILFFSNSKGKGENPLVKEVNKNIERHKEELKTWTDKLRQIRNVKKQNEQNEGE, from the coding sequence GTGGAAGCCCACAGCGGCTGGCAGGGCCAGATAAATAAGGTAGAGGCGCTTCGCGAGCAATTCTTTAAAGCGGGTAAAGTACCGGCTGATGTAAATGAAGAAACATGGGCGGCGTTTAAGGAGGCTGTACGTAATTTTAATTCGCAAAAGAACTCATTCTACAAGGACATTAAAAAAGACCAGCAGGAAAACCTTAACCGCAAACTGGCGCTTGTCGAAAAAGCTAAGTCTCTGCAGGACAGTGATGACTTTGAGGCTACAACGCCTGTGATGAAGCAAATTCAGGAGGAATGGAAAACCATAGGCCATGTGCCGCGTAAGTTTTCTGACAGTGTTTGGAAGGACTTTAAGGCCGCATGCAACCATTATTTTGACAGGCTTCATGCCAAGCGAAATGAGGCCAGCAACGAGGAACTTGAGGCTTTTGAAAAGAAAAAAGAATATCTGGAAAGCCTGAAAGACTTTGAGCTTACAGGCGAACACAGGGCTGACCTCGACGCTATCAAAAAGCATATTGAAAACTGGAAAAACTTTGGGCGAGTGCCTCAGGCAAGACGACATATTGAGGGCAAGTTCAACAAGGTGCTTGACGCGCTTTTTGATAAGCTGAGCCTTAGTAAAAAAGATGCCGACATGGCGAAGTTCAGCAACAGGCTTGAGCAGCTGTCAGGTGGAGAAAACCCGCGCGGGCTGGAGAACGAGCAGATTTTCATCACGCGAAAAATTGATGAGTTGAAAGCCGAAATCAGGCAGCTAGAGAATAACATCCTGTTCTTTTCAAACTCGAAAGGGAAGGGTGAAAACCCGTTGGTGAAAGAGGTAAATAAGAACATCGAACGCCACAAAGAGGAGCTCAAAACATGGACAGATAAACTTCGTCAAATTCGTAATGTTAAGAAACAAAATGAGCAGAACGAGGGAGAATAA
- a CDS encoding DUF349 domain-containing protein: MLEEKNDNLHNADGSENEGINASQPLVPGLNPEVPESTDEQEDISAVRETEGQIFQYREDDVVEEPSAEAHQEAAAPVAVDSIESAMIAEAEEAPSRSDDTAQNAVEAIESSNAEAGEEEEEHHDIPMQNYEELSMEQLAAELETLAANDNITQVKNHIEEIRKEFYSKYNHLIEEKKDEYSHENNGDTSGFEYHFPLKAKFDAAYNKFRDRKNSHFKKLQNDLQGNLEKRVAIIDELKNIIDSGESINDALKHVNDLRERWKNAGPIPRDKYNHVWNNFHFHIERFYDHLHLDREARDMDFKHNLEKKQGIIARVEELVNEPDINKAFRELQGLHKMWKEEIGPVSREHRESIWERFSELTKQLHDRREAQQAEARGREEENLAKRKKL, from the coding sequence ATGTTAGAAGAAAAGAATGATAACCTGCATAATGCAGACGGAAGTGAAAATGAAGGTATTAATGCATCGCAGCCTTTAGTACCGGGGCTTAACCCTGAAGTACCTGAAAGCACTGATGAACAGGAAGATATATCTGCCGTAAGAGAAACCGAAGGACAGATTTTCCAATATAGAGAAGATGATGTTGTAGAGGAACCTTCTGCAGAAGCGCACCAAGAGGCTGCTGCTCCGGTAGCTGTAGATTCAATTGAAAGCGCAATGATTGCAGAGGCTGAAGAAGCTCCGTCAAGAAGCGATGATACAGCGCAAAATGCAGTGGAAGCCATTGAGAGCAGTAATGCCGAGGCCGGTGAAGAAGAAGAAGAACATCATGACATTCCCATGCAAAATTATGAGGAACTTAGCATGGAACAGCTTGCAGCTGAACTTGAAACGCTTGCAGCAAATGATAATATTACTCAGGTAAAAAACCATATTGAAGAAATACGTAAAGAATTTTATTCTAAATATAACCACCTCATAGAGGAAAAGAAAGATGAATACAGCCATGAAAACAATGGTGATACATCAGGCTTTGAATACCATTTTCCGCTGAAAGCTAAGTTTGATGCGGCCTACAATAAATTCCGTGACAGGAAGAACAGCCACTTCAAAAAACTACAGAATGACCTGCAGGGCAACCTTGAAAAAAGGGTTGCGATCATTGATGAATTAAAGAATATAATTGATTCGGGCGAAAGTATTAACGATGCGCTGAAGCATGTAAATGACTTACGCGAACGCTGGAAAAACGCAGGACCTATTCCGCGTGATAAGTACAACCACGTGTGGAACAATTTCCATTTCCATATCGAGCGTTTTTACGACCATCTTCACCTTGACCGCGAGGCTCGTGATATGGATTTTAAACACAACCTGGAAAAGAAGCAGGGCATAATAGCGCGCGTGGAAGAGCTTGTAAATGAGCCGGATATAAATAAAGCATTCCGTGAGCTGCAGGGCCTTCACAAGATGTGGAAAGAAGAGATTGGGCCGGTATCGCGCGAACACCGCGAAAGCATCTGGGAGCGCTTCAGTGAGCTTACAAAACAGCTGCATGACAGGCGCGAAGCACAACAGGCTGAAGCCCGTGGCCGTGAGGAAGAGAACCTTGCAAAAAGAAAGAAATTATAG
- a CDS encoding shikimate dehydrogenase, which translates to MKKKVYGLVGRNIGYSFSEGYFAKKFAEEGLANCRYHNFDIDDIRELPEIIENTEGLRGLNVTIPYKEEVIPLLDSLSKTANAIGAVNTIVISKKGLKGYNTDQYGFRKALKPMLDIHHKKALILGTGGAAKAVAYALRKLRIEYDFVSRTATDVIFSYECLNKEVFDEYQIIINSTPIGTYPNVVEYPPIDYSLFTRNHIAFDLTYNPSETEFMKRAAQYGASTKNGYEMLVYQAEKAWKIWNKK; encoded by the coding sequence ATGAAAAAGAAAGTTTACGGCCTGGTGGGCAGGAATATAGGCTATTCTTTTTCTGAAGGATATTTTGCTAAAAAATTTGCTGAAGAGGGACTTGCCAACTGCCGGTACCACAATTTTGACATTGATGACATTCGCGAATTGCCTGAAATTATTGAAAACACTGAAGGCCTGCGCGGACTTAATGTAACTATTCCGTATAAAGAAGAAGTTATTCCGTTGCTGGACTCCTTATCAAAAACGGCAAATGCAATTGGGGCAGTCAATACTATTGTAATCTCCAAAAAAGGGCTTAAGGGCTATAATACAGACCAGTATGGTTTTCGTAAAGCATTAAAACCAATGCTTGATATTCATCATAAAAAGGCATTGATTTTAGGAACCGGCGGTGCAGCAAAAGCAGTAGCCTATGCACTTCGTAAACTAAGGATCGAATATGATTTTGTATCACGTACGGCTACAGATGTGATTTTCTCATACGAATGCCTGAATAAGGAAGTTTTTGATGAATACCAGATTATAATCAACTCTACCCCTATCGGCACGTATCCAAACGTAGTTGAATATCCGCCAATAGATTACAGCCTTTTTACAAGAAACCATATCGCGTTTGACCTTACATACAACCCGTCTGAAACCGAATTTATGAAGCGTGCCGCACAATATGGCGCCTCCACTAAAAACGGTTATGAAATGCTGGTGTACCAAGCCGAAAAAGCCTGGAAAATCTGGAATAAAAAATAA
- a CDS encoding lipopolysaccharide assembly protein LapB — protein sequence MNLSHEEEENSLSLSKFESMLKTNKVLFFDSEEFEDIILHYLDTGKINLAKKALKLGLEQHPRSTGLKLVQVELLVFDDKLDLAERLLNELYALEPTNEEIYIQKANIYSKRDEHQKAVDLLKIALKYTDDYADVYSLIGMEYLFMDNLELAKENFIKCLEEDTEDHSALYNVVYCFDFLDQNLEAIDFLNSFIDRNPYSEVAWHQLGRQYYAIKDYEGALRAFDYATLIDEHFLGAFLEKAKCLERLKRYEEAIACYNMTMELDDPTSYALLRVGKCHEKLGEHEKALKFYLKTVHEDPLLDKAWIAITDFYIRRKNHQKALYYVNKALGIDNENKLYWKRYAVINKALGFHEEAEEGYRKAVEFGDYQLDTWLFWTDTLQFLGEFDTAINTLLQASEYFPEEYEIEYRLAGLYFMQNEHDKGIFHLSNGLRHNFKNHTILEEQFPVIWDLRIVQEAIDKQRKKK from the coding sequence ATGAATTTGAGTCACGAAGAAGAAGAAAACAGTTTATCCTTATCAAAGTTTGAATCGATGCTGAAGACCAACAAAGTTCTTTTCTTCGATTCTGAAGAGTTTGAAGACATCATACTTCATTACCTCGACACCGGAAAAATCAACCTTGCGAAAAAGGCCTTAAAACTCGGCCTGGAACAACATCCCAGGTCAACAGGCTTAAAATTAGTTCAGGTAGAATTATTAGTATTTGACGATAAACTTGACCTGGCAGAGAGGCTTCTTAACGAGCTTTATGCCCTGGAGCCTACCAACGAGGAGATATACATTCAGAAAGCAAATATTTACAGTAAAAGAGATGAGCACCAAAAAGCAGTTGACCTGCTGAAGATTGCCCTGAAATATACTGATGATTATGCCGATGTATATTCACTCATCGGAATGGAATATCTTTTTATGGATAATCTTGAGCTTGCTAAGGAGAATTTCATAAAGTGCCTTGAGGAAGATACCGAAGACCATTCAGCACTGTATAATGTAGTGTACTGTTTTGATTTTCTTGACCAGAACCTTGAGGCCATAGACTTTCTAAACAGCTTTATAGACAGGAATCCGTATAGCGAAGTAGCATGGCACCAGCTGGGCCGCCAGTATTACGCCATAAAAGATTATGAAGGCGCCTTGCGTGCATTTGATTATGCTACACTTATTGATGAGCATTTTCTTGGAGCATTCCTTGAAAAAGCGAAGTGTTTGGAAAGGCTAAAACGTTATGAAGAAGCCATTGCATGCTATAACATGACTATGGAACTTGACGACCCAACATCATACGCTTTGCTGCGCGTGGGCAAATGCCATGAAAAGCTGGGTGAACATGAGAAGGCGCTGAAGTTTTACTTAAAGACAGTACATGAAGACCCATTGCTGGACAAGGCGTGGATTGCGATTACAGATTTCTACATCCGCCGCAAAAATCACCAGAAGGCTTTGTATTACGTAAATAAAGCTTTGGGTATAGACAACGAGAATAAGCTGTACTGGAAGCGCTACGCCGTAATCAACAAAGCGCTTGGCTTCCACGAAGAGGCTGAAGAAGGCTACCGCAAAGCTGTAGAGTTTGGCGATTACCAGCTAGATACATGGCTGTTCTGGACTGATACGCTACAATTTCTGGGTGAGTTTGATACTGCAATCAATACGTTGCTTCAGGCGAGTGAATATTTCCCTGAAGAATATGAAATTGAGTACCGCCTTGCCGGGCTTTATTTCATGCAAAATGAGCATGACAAAGGAATTTTCCACCTGAGCAATGGCTTAAGGCACAACTTTAAGAACCACACGATTCTTGAAGAGCAATTTCCTGTAATATGGGATTTGCGGATTGTGCAGGAAGCTATAGATAAACAAAGGAAAAAGAAATAA
- a CDS encoding aspartate aminotransferase family protein, with amino-acid sequence MINDFYKYQAQTSPHPLAMEVSRAEGSYIYDTNGKPHLDFVAGVSATSLGHKHPRVNQAIIHQLNTYSHVMVYGEYAQHPATELCRLLAEHMPPKLNKTYLTNSGTEATEGALKLARRVTGRSQLISCKHAYHGNTMGSMSVMGHEERKQIFRPLVPDVDFITFNNEEDLKKITTKTAGIILETIQGGAGFIQPENDFLKKVRQRCDEVGAVMILDEIQPGFGRTGKLFGFENYNVVPDVVIMGKGMGGGMPVGAFTASAEMMDLLSHDPKLGHITTFGGHPVIAAACLATLREITETDIMAQALEKEKLFRELLVHPLIKEVRGKGLMLAAMTERPDITDKVILRCHERGLILFWLLFEGCAIRITPPLTISEEEIREGCGIIIEVMNEVLREL; translated from the coding sequence ATGATCAACGATTTTTATAAATACCAGGCGCAGACATCGCCGCACCCTCTGGCAATGGAAGTATCCCGCGCTGAAGGTTCTTATATATACGACACCAACGGAAAACCACATCTTGATTTTGTAGCGGGTGTTTCCGCAACCAGCCTTGGGCATAAGCACCCACGGGTAAACCAGGCGATTATACACCAGCTTAACACCTATTCGCATGTAATGGTGTATGGCGAATACGCACAGCACCCGGCTACGGAATTGTGCAGGCTTTTGGCTGAACATATGCCACCAAAGCTTAACAAAACCTACCTGACCAACTCCGGCACGGAAGCTACAGAAGGTGCATTAAAATTAGCCCGCCGTGTTACAGGCCGCAGCCAGCTTATTTCATGCAAGCATGCCTACCACGGTAATACCATGGGCTCTATGAGCGTGATGGGCCATGAAGAGCGTAAGCAAATATTCCGGCCGCTGGTGCCGGATGTAGATTTTATAACATTTAACAACGAAGAGGACCTTAAAAAAATAACGACAAAAACTGCAGGCATTATCTTGGAAACCATACAGGGTGGTGCAGGCTTCATTCAGCCTGAAAACGACTTCCTGAAGAAAGTTCGCCAGCGCTGTGATGAAGTGGGCGCGGTAATGATACTTGACGAGATTCAGCCGGGCTTCGGGCGCACAGGAAAACTATTTGGTTTTGAAAACTATAATGTTGTACCTGACGTAGTTATAATGGGTAAAGGCATGGGTGGCGGTATGCCGGTTGGTGCTTTTACAGCATCGGCAGAAATGATGGATTTGCTGAGCCACGACCCTAAGCTGGGACATATAACCACCTTTGGCGGACATCCGGTAATTGCTGCGGCGTGTTTGGCAACGCTGCGGGAAATAACAGAGACTGACATAATGGCGCAGGCTCTGGAGAAGGAAAAGCTGTTCAGGGAACTGCTTGTACATCCGCTTATAAAAGAAGTACGCGGTAAAGGACTGATGCTTGCCGCTATGACGGAAAGGCCTGATATTACTGATAAAGTGATACTGCGATGCCACGAACGCGGGCTGATATTGTTCTGGCTTTTGTTTGAAGGATGCGCTATAAGAATTACCCCGCCACTTACAATTTCTGAAGAAGAAATACGCGAGGGCTGTGGCATCATTATTGAAGTTATGAATGAAGTTCTTAGAGAGCTATAG